The proteins below are encoded in one region of Citrobacter enshiensis:
- a CDS encoding gamma carbonic anhydrase family protein has translation MSDVLRPYKDLFPQIGKRVMIDASSVVIGDVRLADDVGIWPLVAIRGDVNYVEVGARTNIQDGSVLHVTHKSTSNPQGNPLIVGEDVTVGHKVMLHGCIIGNRVLVGMGSILLDGAVIEDDVMIGAGSLVPQNKRLESGYLYLGSPVKQIRPLSDAERAGLQYSANNYVKWKDEYLSQDNQTQP, from the coding sequence ATGTCTGACGTACTACGTCCTTATAAGGATCTTTTCCCGCAGATCGGAAAACGCGTGATGATCGATGCCAGCAGTGTCGTCATTGGCGATGTTCGGCTGGCGGATGATGTCGGTATTTGGCCGCTCGTTGCTATTCGCGGAGACGTGAATTACGTCGAGGTCGGTGCCCGTACGAATATTCAGGATGGCAGCGTACTGCATGTCACCCATAAATCGACGTCCAACCCACAAGGTAATCCCTTGATCGTGGGTGAAGATGTGACCGTCGGACACAAGGTCATGCTACACGGCTGCATTATTGGTAACCGCGTCTTAGTCGGAATGGGATCCATTCTGTTGGATGGCGCAGTAATAGAAGATGACGTCATGATCGGGGCAGGTAGTCTCGTGCCGCAAAACAAACGTCTTGAGAGTGGATATCTGTATCTGGGAAGCCCGGTGAAACAAATCCGCCCACTGAGCGACGCGGAGAGGGCGGGTCTGCAATACTCCGCGAATAACTATGTGAAGTGGAAAGACGAATATCTCAGTCAGGACAACCAGACCCAACCGTGA
- a CDS encoding DUF1488 domain-containing protein: protein MNQAIQFPDREEWNADIDAVSFPALVNGMQLMCAIKGEKLAHRFGGDTPEQWLAAFCDHRWDLEEEAEALIQSQQEDDHGWVWLS, encoded by the coding sequence ATGAATCAGGCCATCCAGTTCCCTGACAGAGAAGAGTGGAACGCAGATATCGACGCTGTCAGCTTTCCTGCGCTGGTAAATGGTATGCAACTCATGTGTGCGATTAAAGGAGAGAAGCTGGCGCATCGTTTTGGCGGCGATACTCCTGAGCAGTGGCTGGCTGCTTTTTGTGATCATCGCTGGGATCTGGAAGAAGAAGCAGAAGCACTGATCCAGTCCCAGCAAGAAGACGATCACGGTTGGGTCTGGTTGTCCTGA